One Cuculus canorus isolate bCucCan1 chromosome 1, bCucCan1.pri, whole genome shotgun sequence DNA segment encodes these proteins:
- the LOC104062999 gene encoding polycystin family receptor for egg jelly: MVTTNVGDLIGDIKVGGCLGCSDHALVEFVVLRGMGQAKSKVETSNFSKTNFQLFKELVNRTPWETALGDKGEEQSQQIFKDAFRGWQELSIPSCTKSGKKGSVLLNVFINDIDDVTECTLSKLVDHTLMSGTTAVLPLALSVARANSHAAKAMGTPEPTKKKNCYIYSLHIRKPPYTSVLECKRGAPCVFYANLKIDCNIPKMVQCLWRVYPVLDTTTPPDWEKPINSSLLHGVDIVLLTIPSYTLEYGLYLVYFNTTITALYTKLVLRASDQIYVKYEKSRLVANIAGGTFRVVGYSDNWTLDGSASYDPDSHDGQKGITFTWYCTKEVADYGNMKISPGKKCHPSQRDLKWLTSSGPVQIMAPESLPGNAIYYFRLEIQKDSRSSYADQTVDVEPGSPVLLDARCLENCGSALIPTQRFTLSGKCLNCRTNNQPVYHWSLLSGNSTEISLDWSSRTSTGRSGPYLSIRPGTFTMVAEQAYTLQLKAATWDGRSSIYRHTFIVNSPPRAGKCTINPRWGTAFQTKFVVQCSGFLDNNLPLTYKVIIASSVPTTTKITSLEENTFGPILYFGYQFRTPPSVLPVGVPSQKYTLTLYVQVYDSLGAFTQVSLCVRVWKPVQLQAVVFHELLASVNSSSAPMASHLQTGDSLSASYLAYLAASVLNSMKATPTLQNLKAQFRESLIQTTLNISAETTMEINQVVAALSQITEEASEVNPSSQDLVIKKLTEVAAVLKVRRNESYSSEEAEIQSSGILRCLSNTMRAAVLHQRNVSTSGVKKVFSILEKITDIVLQGKVPGEKETLMETKHWTIALKKDETRNIANASSTGNTCRNCFYPSLRKGNNSGLPPDAVISTALFEFEENSFPWLGHTSENPTMVLGFAMAEDKAHGNLRGIVPEGAEITLARREKASSTFPLSIGPDKTQNYTTGGFAFKVNRNTKTVYIQILTKLEVSFQVLVFTGTKVTHSHPRASFTAFHNRPTVASKNETGSSDCRIKGPYIICLPRSLLTAIALGSSTDTTTISIVLQAPYVVRYQTQSLVSIHIFSDQCLSLDGAQSLWREDTCRLGSSTDWQRVHCVCNMEQSLMNLSGHAASNAPTFNIMFLAAKVIVSPNPVDLGKILITDIPRNPVTLCTVLGISAIYFCLSLWALRKDRTDRDSKHKIIVLPDNNPLDQASFLVTLYTGSRWGAGTKADVFLQLIGRNGTSDVHCLWHPQHLSFQRGSIDCFLLAPKKDLGDICSIMVWHNNKGPSPSWFLSRATVENISRRKTWFFMCRKWLSLDKGDHLLAGTFAVTNPKTLLPRLDYFLISLTKSLREDHLWFSIFARVLSGTFSRFQRLSSCLATLLLNLLGNIVFFNAERNEASPRHLRYLRSIAVGTECVLVTMPVEMTIKALFKHSQKELSRRGVAHKDSKVLSPLLWAYSLLTNCKDHLRKSDLSETTAQSRNVSSLENLSGTSNSWNPPCSRKTRSKGGPQSWQNCTISERDANIIEIEAQTRTVNLLSTAKASQRMPPSSSNCSHYAEEGSNFQKERKPPSTPSMPFWKRLCTISCRWGVCLSWVLVIAVTGISSPFIVLYGLSYGSQTSQEWLLASVTSFVENVFVYSVLQIIFFSAMRTIRPKSLENIPWLTQQNYSESQLAKETMGADEMRDMHLKVAQVRGTKKSGVFIFTPKEIIRMCFDLIHFFSR; encoded by the exons GATCAGTGTTGTtgaatgtcttcatcaatgacatagatgATGTGAccgagtgcaccctcagcaagcttgtGGATCACACCTTGATGAGTG GTACCACAGCTGTTCTTCCACTGGCTCTTTCAGTAGCCAGAGCCAACAGCCATGCTGCAAAAGCCATGGGAACACCAGAGcctaccaagaaaaaaaactgttacatATACAGCCTGCATATACGGAAGCCTCCTTATACCTCTGTCCTGGAATGCAAAAGGGGAGCACCTTGTGTCTTCTATGCCAATCTGAAGATAGACTGCAACATCCCGAAAATGGTCCAATGCTTGTGGAGAGTCTATCCTGTTCTGGACACAACAACTCCTCCGGACTGGGAAAAACCCATCAACTCTTCTTTGTTGCACGGTGTGGATATTGTGCTGTTAACTATTCCCAGTTATACCTTAGAATATGGACTGTATCTGGTTTATTTCAATACTACCATAACCGCCCTCTATACCAAATTAGTCCTCAGGGCCTCAGATCAAATTTATGTTAAATATGAGAAGAGTAGGCTAGTGGCAAATATTGCAGGAGGCACGTTCCGTGTAGTGGGTTATTCTGATAATTGGACTCTCGATGGCTCTGCATCCTACGATCCTGATTCACATGATGGACAAAAGGGAATCACATTTACTTGGTACTGCACTAAAGAGGTGGCAGACTATGGAAACATGAAAATCAGCCCAGGAAAGAAATGCCATCCATCCCAGAGGGATTTGAAATGGTTAACGTCCTCAGGTCCAGTTCAAATAATGGCACCAGAATCCCTCCCAGGAAATGCCATCTACTACTTTCGTCTAGAGATTCAAAAGGACAGTAGGAGTAGTTACGCTGACCAAACTGTAGATGTGGAGCCCGGCTCCCCAGTCCTTCTGGATGCAAGGTGCCTTGAAAACTGTGGTAGCGCTCTAATTCCAACACAGAGATTTACCTTGTCTGGAAAATGCCTAAATTGTAGAACAAACAACCAGCCAGTCTACCACTGGTCCCTTTTGTCAGGAAACTCTACAGAAATCAGCTTAGACTGGTCTTCCAGAACCTCAACAGGGAGGTCTGGGCCTTACCTCTCAATACGCCCTGGGACTTTTACAATGGTTGCAGAGCAAGCCTACACACTTCAGTTAAAAGCAGCCACCTGGGATGGCAGGTCCTCAATATACAGACACACATTTATAGTCAATTCTCCTCCTAGGGCTGGGAAGTGTACCATCAACCCACGCTGGGGTACAGCCTTCCAGACAAAATTTGTTGTTCAATGCAGTGGATTTTTGGACAACAATTTACCTCTGACATATAAAGTGATCATAGCTTCTAGTGTGCCCACCACTACCAAAATAACGTCTTTGGAGGAAAATACATTTGGCCCAATTCTGTACTTTGGTTATCAGTTTAGAACTCCTCCATCAGTTCTACCAGTCGGAGTGCCCTCTCAGAAGTATACACTGACACTCTATGTTCAAGTCTACGATTCGCTTGGAGCGTTTACCCAAGTGAGTTTATGTGTTCGCGTATGGAAACCTGTTCAGCTACAAGCTGTTGTGTTTCACGAACTACTGGCCTCAGTGAACAGTTCAAGTGCACCGATGGCATCTCATCTCCAGACTGGAGATTCTTTGAGTGCCAGTTATTTAGCTTATCTGGCAGCCTCAGTCTTAAACTCTATGAAAGCCACACCAACTCTCCAGAACCTTAAGGCTCAGTTTCGGGAAAGTCTGATTCAAACTACCCTGAATATTTCTGCTGAGACCACAATGGAAATCAACCAAGTAGTTGCAGCTCTTTCTCAAATCACAGAGGAAGCTTCCGAAGTGAACCCCAGCTCACAAGACCTGGTCATCAAGAAACTGACAGAAGTAGCAGCAGTGCTGAAGGTACGGAGGAATGAGAGCTATTCATCTGAAGAAGCTGAAATTCAGAGCAGTGGAATACTAAGATGCTTGTCCAACACCATGAGAGCTGCTGTACTGCATCAGAGGAATGTCAGTACAAGTGGAGtgaaaaaagtcttttccatcttggaaaaaataacagacaTAGTTTTACAGGGCAAAGtccctggagaaaaagaaactctaatggaaacaaaacactgGACTATCGCTCTGAAGAAAGATGAAACACGGAACATTGCAAATGCTTCCTCTACCGGAAACACTTGCAGGAATTGCTTTTATCCATCCCtgagaaagggaaataattcAGGATTGCCCCCCGATGCTGTCATTTCCACTGCCCTTTTTGAATTTGAGGAGAATTCCTTCCCTTGGTTAGGACACACATCAGAAAACCCAACAATGGTCTTGGGCTTTGCAATGGCAGAGGACAAGGCTCATGGCAATCTACGCGGGATTGTGCCTGAAGGAGCAGAAATTACTCTGGCAAGGAGAGAGAAGGCATCTTCAACTTTTCCATTATCAATAGGACCtgataaaacacaaaattacaCAACAGGAggatttgcttttaaagtgaACAGAAATACCAAGACTGTGTACATCCAGATCCTAACAAAATTGGAAGTGTCTTTCCAGGTGCTGGTATTTACAGGCACCAAAGTCACCCACAGTCACCCCAGAGCTTCCTTCACTGCTTTTCACAACAGACCAACAGTTGCCAGCAAAAATGAGACAGGTAGTTCTGACTGTCGCATTAAGGGTCCCTATATTATCTGCCTCCCAAGGTCATTGCTGACAGCCATAGCTCTAGGCAGCAGTACAGACACTACCACCATCTCCATTGTCTTGCAGGCACCCTACGTTGTCAGGTATCAAACACAGAGTCTGGTGAGCATACACATTTTTAGTGATCAGTGCTTATCTCTGGATGGAGCTCAAAGTCTTTGGAGAGAAGATACGTGCAGGCTTGGCTCCTCGACAGATTGGCAGAGGGTACACTGTGTCTGCAACATGGAGCAGAGTCTAATGAATTTGTCTGGCCATGCTGCGTCAAATGCACCCACGTTCAACATCATGTTCCTGGCAGCCAAAGTAATAGTAAGTCCCAACCCAGTAGATCTGGGAAAAATCCTGATAACAGACATCCCTCGAAATCCTGTGACACTCTGCACAGTGCTCGGGATTTCTGCCATCTACTTTTGTCTGTCCCTCTGGGCCCTGAGAAAAGACAGGACTGACAGGGACAGCAAACACAAGATAATAGTTCTGCCGGACAACAACCCCTTGGATCAAGCCAGTTTTTTGGTCACATTATACACAGGCAGTCGCTGGGGAGCTGGAACCAAAGCAGATGTCTTTCTTCAGCTCATTGGCCGGAATGGCACAAGTGACGTCCATTGTTTATGGCACCCACAGCATTTGTCTTTCCAACGAGGAAGTATTGATTGCTTTCTCTTAGCTCCTAAGAAAGACTTGGGAGACATTTGTTCCATCATGGTCTGGCACAATAACAAGGGCCCATCTCCAAGCTGGTTCTTAAGCAGAGCCACAGTTGAGAACATATCCAGAAGGAAAACCTGGTTCTTCATGTGCAGGAAATGGCTTTCTCTTGACAAGGGCGATCACTTACTAGCAGGGACTTTTGCTGTCACAAACCCCAAGACACTTCTGCCCAGACTGGACTACTTTTTGATTAGTCTTACCAAAAGCCTGAGAGAGGACCATCTGTGGTTCTCGATTTTTGCTCGCGTTCTCAGTGGCACTTTCAGCAGGTTCCAAAGGTTGTCTTCTTGTTTAGCAACATTATTATTGAACTTGCTTGGTAACATTGTGTTTTTTAATGCTGAGAGGAATGAAGCATCTCCAAGACACTTGAGGTATTTGAGATCAATAGCAGTGGGAACTGAGTGTGTTTTGGTTACTATGCCTGTGGAAATGACTATCAAAGCCTTATTTAAGCATTCCCAGAAGGAACTTTCTCGTCGTGGTGTGGCTCACAAAGACTCAAAGGTACTTTCACCCCTCTTGTGGGCTTACTCCCTTCTTACAAACTGCAAAGATCATCTGCGAAAATCGGACCTTTCTGAAACTACAGCACAATCGAGGAATGTTAGTTCCTTGGAGAACCTTTCTGGTACTAGCAACTCATGGAACCCACCATGTTCCAGAAAGACAAGAAGCAAGGGAGGTCCCCAAAGCTGGCAGAATTGCACCATTTCTGAAAGAGATGCAAACATAATTGAAATTGAGGCACAGACAAGGACTGTGAATCTCCTCTCCACGGCAAAGGCCAGCCAGAGAATGCCACCATCAAGTTCCAATTGTAGTCATTATGCAGAAGAAGGGAGcaactttcagaaagaaaggaaaccacCAAGCACTCCCTCTATGCCCTTTTGGAAGAGACTGTGCACAATTTCTTGTCGGTGGGGTGTCTGTCTCTCGTGGGTACTGGTTATTGCTGTGACTGGAATATCCTCACCTTTCATTGTACTATACGGTTTGTCTTATGGATCACAAACTTCCCAAGAGTGGCTTTTAGCTTCTGTGACCTCCTTTGTTGAGAATGTGTTTGTCTATTCAGTtctacaaataattttcttctcagctatGAGAACAATTAGACCAAAATCCCTTGAAAACATCCCATGGTTAACTCAGCAAAACTATTCTGAGAGTCAGCTGGCTAAAGAAACAATGGGAGCTGATGAGATGAGAGATATGCACTTGAAAGTTGCTCAAGTCAGAGGCACTAA